Proteins from a single region of Lysinibacillus sp. JNUCC-52:
- a CDS encoding toxic anion resistance protein, whose amino-acid sequence MSEMNNDLFKSKDPFATENPLLQPNPITHAESVQTPTLVSEQELSQIAQNQLILKKDPEVHALAQKIDVKDQIAMLELGKETANGISTFSDKMLATMKASKLEESSVLLNNLNKVMDKFDPQDFAEEKKAGFLTKLFNKGKEQLERFLSKYDSMNKEVDVIYREIQKYEVEMKRNTIDLENLYDQNLDYFQTLSKFIAAIEVKADEVRTALPMLEQKAQTGDQLAAMEFETMQRAVELLEQRRYDLEMAQQVSFQSAPQIRLMQQGNNHLIGKINSAFVTTIPIFKQGLIHAVTLKRQKLISDSMSELDRRTNEMLVRNAENISKNSVNIARAAGSPSIKIETIETTWQTIMAGIQETKQIQAETARNREEGRKRIEKLQLEYEKLKKM is encoded by the coding sequence ATGTCTGAAATGAACAATGACCTATTTAAATCAAAAGATCCATTCGCAACTGAAAATCCACTTTTACAACCGAATCCAATAACGCATGCTGAATCAGTGCAAACACCGACATTGGTTTCTGAGCAAGAGCTATCACAAATTGCACAAAACCAGCTTATTTTAAAGAAGGACCCAGAAGTTCATGCGCTTGCTCAAAAAATAGACGTAAAAGATCAAATTGCTATGTTAGAGCTAGGAAAAGAAACGGCGAATGGCATTTCTACTTTTTCAGATAAAATGTTGGCGACAATGAAAGCTAGTAAGCTTGAAGAATCCAGTGTACTATTAAATAACTTAAATAAAGTGATGGATAAATTTGATCCACAAGATTTTGCAGAAGAGAAAAAAGCAGGCTTCCTTACAAAGCTGTTTAACAAAGGCAAAGAACAGTTAGAACGATTTTTATCAAAATATGACAGCATGAATAAAGAAGTTGACGTAATATACCGTGAAATTCAAAAGTATGAAGTTGAAATGAAACGCAATACGATAGACCTCGAAAATTTATACGACCAAAACTTAGACTATTTCCAAACATTAAGTAAATTTATTGCGGCAATTGAAGTAAAGGCAGATGAAGTTCGTACAGCGTTACCAATGTTAGAGCAAAAAGCCCAAACAGGTGATCAACTAGCTGCAATGGAATTCGAAACGATGCAACGTGCCGTAGAATTACTTGAGCAACGACGCTATGATTTAGAAATGGCACAGCAAGTATCATTCCAATCTGCTCCACAAATTCGCCTAATGCAGCAAGGTAATAACCATTTAATTGGTAAAATAAACTCTGCATTTGTAACGACTATTCCAATTTTTAAACAAGGTTTAATTCACGCTGTAACATTAAAGCGTCAAAAGCTTATTTCAGATTCAATGAGTGAGCTAGATCGCCGCACAAATGAAATGCTTGTGCGCAATGCAGAAAACATTAGCAAAAACAGTGTTAATATTGCACGCGCTGCTGGTAGCCCAAGCATTAAAATCGAAACAATTGAAACTACATGGCAAACAATTATGGCTGGCATTCAAGAAACAAAGCAAATCCAAGCAGAAACAGCAAGAAACCGCGAGGAAGGCCGAAAACGTATCGAAAAATTACAGCTTGAATATGAAAAATTAAAAAAAATGTAA
- a CDS encoding ABC transporter ATP-binding protein, translated as MTLQLQHVTKKYKDFTAVDNLNFTIEKGEIFGLIGQNGAGKTTTFRMILDLQETTAGTISWNGKPVNSINRDVLGYLPEERGIFPTMKVEEQLYFFGELRGMKKAELQKDIDFWISRFDLEEKRKDKAETLSKGNQQKVQLIASFIHKPQFLILDEPFSGLDPVNKDLLKDAILLLKEQGTTILFSSHQMDNVEELCDHLCLLKRGVSLFSGSLLDLKKQYGKTKLSVRTHYSTTELLKLEGVKDVRVEKEQTVLMLEDEHYAESIFQYLSAGKYIEKFSLDYLTLDEIFKDKVGGSVVEI; from the coding sequence ATGACATTACAATTACAGCATGTCACAAAAAAATACAAAGATTTCACAGCGGTTGATAATTTAAATTTTACAATTGAAAAAGGGGAGATTTTTGGACTTATTGGTCAAAACGGGGCGGGCAAGACAACGACATTCCGTATGATTTTAGATTTACAGGAAACAACAGCTGGCACAATATCATGGAATGGCAAGCCCGTTAATTCAATCAACCGTGATGTTCTTGGCTATTTGCCAGAAGAACGAGGCATTTTCCCTACAATGAAAGTTGAGGAGCAACTTTACTTTTTTGGAGAGCTACGAGGGATGAAAAAAGCAGAGCTTCAGAAGGATATTGATTTTTGGATTAGCCGTTTTGATTTAGAAGAAAAACGTAAAGATAAAGCGGAAACGTTGTCCAAAGGAAATCAACAAAAGGTACAGTTAATTGCAAGCTTTATTCATAAACCACAGTTTTTAATTTTAGATGAGCCTTTTAGTGGTCTCGACCCAGTTAATAAAGACTTACTAAAAGATGCCATTTTACTGCTAAAAGAACAAGGAACAACGATTTTATTTTCAAGTCATCAAATGGATAATGTCGAAGAACTTTGCGATCATTTATGTCTTTTAAAGCGGGGCGTTTCACTTTTTTCTGGCAGTTTATTAGATTTAAAGAAACAGTATGGTAAAACGAAGCTGTCTGTACGAACGCATTACTCTACAACCGAATTACTTAAGCTGGAAGGGGTTAAAGACGTACGTGTAGAAAAAGAGCAAACGGTGTTAATGCTAGAGGATGAGCATTATGCTGAAAGTATTTTCCAATATTTATCTGCAGGTAAGTACATTGAAAAATTTAGTTTAGACTATTTAACACTGGATGAAATTTTTAAAGATAAGGTAGGTGGCAGCGTTGTCGAAATTTAG
- a CDS encoding TetR/AcrR family transcriptional regulator — MDLENKTTKGIQTQLHIMSVALELFKKLGYDNVSVDRIVKESKTSKGSFYQHFPSKSSIFMMRFMEMDKSYVHIYEEIKQQYTLAIERLEAFCLAVFRCIEEEMGKDLMRVIYSAAIISNEHTFFTNENRKLYVILHQIIEEGKKDNSIRHIESTEKFFQMIVQSLMGAIYYWGLQLDHAKLEDLGKPLIKHLITSLRN, encoded by the coding sequence ATGGATTTAGAGAATAAAACAACAAAAGGTATTCAAACACAACTTCACATTATGAGCGTAGCCCTCGAATTATTTAAAAAGCTTGGCTACGATAATGTATCGGTGGATCGAATAGTCAAAGAAAGTAAAACATCAAAGGGGTCCTTTTATCAACATTTCCCTTCTAAATCAAGTATTTTTATGATGCGTTTTATGGAAATGGACAAAAGTTATGTACATATTTATGAGGAAATAAAGCAACAATATACTTTAGCAATAGAACGATTGGAAGCCTTCTGTCTAGCCGTATTCCGTTGTATTGAGGAAGAAATGGGAAAGGATTTAATGCGCGTTATTTACTCGGCTGCAATCATAAGTAATGAGCATACTTTTTTCACAAATGAAAATCGTAAATTGTATGTGATATTGCACCAAATAATTGAAGAAGGAAAAAAAGATAACTCCATTCGACACATTGAATCGACAGAAAAATTTTTTCAGATGATTGTACAAAGTTTGATGGGAGCCATATATTATTGGGGCTTGCAGTTAGATCATGCAAAATTAGAGGACTTAGGAAAACCTTTAATAAAACATCTCATAACAAGTCTACGAAACTAG
- a CDS encoding CoA transferase subunit A, with amino-acid sequence MEKLRKAEELEFLFKDSMRLLVGGFGISGTPLTLLDAVAKFEAGNYEVVSNNLGDEGKGLYKVFEAGKIDKAIGSFFTINKEAIKAWSMGNLKIDLLPQGTLAEAIRSGGAGIGGFYTPTGVGTRLAEGKEVREIDGVRYLFEKAIKGDIALIKAAKSDKAGNLVYHTTARNFNPIMATAAEIVIVEVDEIVEIGELSPEEIITPHIFVDYIIESKYIKQGGAYVEAK; translated from the coding sequence GTGGAAAAACTGAGAAAAGCTGAAGAGCTAGAATTTTTGTTTAAGGATTCTATGCGTCTATTAGTCGGCGGTTTTGGCATTTCAGGTACACCGTTAACATTATTAGATGCTGTTGCGAAGTTTGAGGCAGGAAATTATGAAGTTGTCAGCAATAATCTTGGGGATGAAGGCAAAGGTCTTTATAAAGTGTTCGAAGCAGGAAAAATTGATAAAGCGATAGGTTCATTTTTCACGATTAACAAAGAAGCTATTAAGGCTTGGTCAATGGGGAATTTGAAAATTGATTTATTGCCACAGGGGACTTTAGCAGAGGCAATTCGAAGTGGAGGTGCTGGCATTGGTGGTTTTTACACACCCACTGGTGTTGGAACAAGGCTAGCAGAAGGAAAGGAAGTTCGAGAGATTGATGGTGTTCGTTATTTATTTGAGAAGGCCATAAAAGGAGATATTGCCCTTATTAAAGCTGCAAAATCCGATAAAGCTGGCAATTTGGTTTATCACACAACTGCAAGAAACTTTAACCCAATAATGGCAACTGCTGCAGAAATAGTCATTGTGGAAGTCGATGAAATCGTTGAAATAGGGGAGTTAAGCCCTGAAGAAATTATTACACCACATATTTTTGTAGACTACATCATTGAAAGTAAGTACATCAAACAAGGGGGAGCCTATGTTGAAGCTAAATAG
- a CDS encoding GntP family permease, producing the protein MWSLITITISLILLIVLALRGFSIIIIAPVVSLFVMVTNGFPILETFQETYMTGFINYVRNYFLIFLFAAMFGKLMDDSGAARQIANLLLRIIGKDSKYKVLVAIMVICAFLTYGGISLFVVIFAVLPIAKPLFKELDIPWHLFMAAFFTGIGTFTMTMLPGTPSVQNIIPTNYLGTTVTAAPLLGIIAAVFVIAINLWYMKFALKRSEQRKETYAGMTNPDHNGKEGIKDIYEGRTLPNAILSLVPPIALLVALNIFKVEIIYTLMGVVLLTTVLFWKYIEVKKNSLNEGAVSAVLPIINTSADVGYGSVIAITTGFSIFNEAMAQIPGSPLISLFLATTALAGITGSSSGGLGIAMEALSSTYLKMGLNPDAMHRVAAIASGGLDSLPHNGAVITILVASKLTHKDAYKHIFVVSVIAPLIASIPMLIAAILLY; encoded by the coding sequence ATGTGGAGTTTGATTACGATTACAATTTCATTAATTCTATTAATCGTATTAGCACTAAGAGGATTTAGTATTATCATTATTGCTCCAGTTGTAAGTTTATTCGTTATGGTGACGAATGGGTTTCCGATTTTAGAAACGTTCCAAGAAACGTATATGACTGGCTTTATCAATTACGTTCGAAATTATTTTCTAATTTTCTTATTTGCGGCGATGTTCGGTAAGCTAATGGATGATAGTGGTGCAGCTCGTCAAATCGCTAATCTACTACTTCGAATTATCGGAAAAGATAGTAAATATAAAGTGTTAGTAGCAATTATGGTTATCTGTGCGTTCTTAACGTATGGCGGCATAAGTTTATTCGTAGTTATTTTTGCAGTATTACCAATTGCGAAGCCGTTATTTAAAGAGTTAGATATTCCGTGGCATCTATTTATGGCAGCATTTTTTACAGGTATCGGAACCTTTACAATGACGATGTTACCAGGAACACCTTCTGTACAAAATATTATCCCGACAAACTATCTTGGTACAACGGTTACGGCAGCTCCATTATTAGGGATTATCGCAGCAGTTTTCGTTATTGCGATAAACCTATGGTATATGAAATTTGCATTAAAACGTTCAGAACAGCGCAAGGAAACTTATGCGGGGATGACAAACCCTGATCATAATGGTAAGGAAGGTATTAAAGATATTTATGAGGGGCGTACATTACCAAATGCAATTCTTAGTTTAGTTCCGCCAATTGCCTTGTTAGTCGCGCTGAATATCTTCAAGGTTGAAATCATTTACACACTAATGGGTGTTGTATTATTAACAACCGTCTTATTTTGGAAATATATTGAAGTGAAGAAAAATTCGCTTAACGAAGGTGCTGTATCAGCAGTGCTACCTATTATTAATACGAGTGCGGATGTTGGCTATGGTTCAGTAATAGCGATTACGACAGGTTTTAGTATTTTTAATGAAGCGATGGCACAAATTCCAGGTAGTCCGCTTATATCACTTTTCCTAGCAACAACGGCGCTTGCTGGCATCACGGGGTCTTCAAGTGGTGGACTAGGAATTGCAATGGAAGCCCTTTCATCAACTTACTTGAAAATGGGGTTAAATCCTGATGCTATGCATAGAGTAGCCGCAATTGCCTCGGGCGGTCTAGACTCGCTACCACATAATGGAGCTGTTATTACAATTTTAGTAGCTTCAAAGTTAACCCATAAAGATGCTTATAAACATATCTTTGTCGTTTCGGTTATTGCGCCATTAATTGCAAGTATTCCAATGCTAATAGCAGCAATTTTATTATATTAA
- a CDS encoding LacI family DNA-binding transcriptional regulator translates to MTTLKDIAEHANVSACTVSRYLNQNIVVKKETEERIQVAIKELGYVPNIVAKALKRKETTNVAVILPKINSLYYSEITSGISQTLGKHHYNLFIYEVDNLNISENEILQLMRENMVAGIIIIGLFSDLSFKDNIPSFLNECGIPVVYANRCIPYAGFPIVYPDLSKAGKIGAEYLYSKGKNQMALVHKKLPNDVLDLFLAGISQASKVKQKPMIIEIDDNMDLSKDCVPILLQNNINSAFVLNELSAVYLTKALVQADVRIGEDIAVLSLGNSLLSQISTPELTCVDLQNQELGIRSAEIILSEIQKEKFESVTVLEPFIVERKSS, encoded by the coding sequence ATGACAACTTTGAAAGATATTGCAGAACATGCTAATGTAAGCGCTTGTACCGTTTCTAGATATTTAAATCAAAATATTGTTGTGAAAAAAGAAACAGAGGAAAGAATTCAAGTCGCTATTAAAGAGTTGGGATATGTACCAAATATAGTTGCGAAAGCATTAAAACGTAAGGAAACTACAAATGTTGCGGTAATCCTGCCAAAGATTAATAGCCTTTATTATTCAGAAATCACTTCTGGAATCAGTCAAACTTTAGGAAAACATCATTATAATCTCTTTATTTATGAAGTAGACAACCTAAATATAAGTGAAAATGAAATATTACAACTAATGCGTGAAAATATGGTGGCAGGAATTATCATTATTGGCTTATTTTCTGATCTATCATTTAAAGATAATATTCCTAGTTTTTTAAACGAATGTGGTATTCCCGTTGTCTATGCAAATAGATGTATCCCATATGCTGGTTTTCCGATTGTGTACCCCGATTTGAGCAAGGCTGGTAAAATAGGGGCGGAGTATTTATATTCAAAAGGTAAAAATCAAATGGCTTTAGTTCACAAAAAGCTACCTAACGATGTACTAGATTTATTTTTGGCTGGGATTAGTCAAGCTAGCAAGGTTAAGCAAAAGCCTATGATTATAGAAATCGACGATAATATGGACTTATCGAAAGATTGTGTGCCAATCCTTCTTCAAAATAATATTAATAGTGCCTTTGTGCTTAACGAGTTGAGTGCGGTTTATTTGACGAAAGCGCTAGTTCAAGCTGACGTTCGGATAGGTGAGGATATTGCTGTATTAAGTTTGGGTAATTCTTTATTATCGCAAATCTCTACACCTGAGCTAACTTGTGTAGACTTGCAAAATCAGGAATTAGGCATAAGAAGTGCTGAGATTATTTTAAGTGAAATTCAAAAAGAAAAGTTTGAATCCGTAACTGTATTGGAACCGTTTATCGTTGAACGGAAATCTTCTTGA
- a CDS encoding 3-oxoacid CoA-transferase subunit B, with protein MLKLNSREIIAKHIADELKDGDVVNLGVGIPTLVSKYIEDKKIYFQTENGLIGMGPPPRENEQDIELIDAGKAPVTITPEAAFFDSAFSFAMIRGKHVDVAVLGALEIDRYGEIANWSVPNQPILGVGGAMDLVAGAKKVIVASTLFTKNGSSKLVETLTLDSSGERRVNQLITEYANFLFQDGEIILKDIYGDLTFEELESRIGLPLKRKISI; from the coding sequence ATGTTGAAGCTAAATAGTCGGGAAATTATTGCAAAGCATATAGCAGATGAGCTAAAAGATGGCGATGTAGTCAATCTAGGTGTGGGAATTCCAACGCTAGTCTCTAAATATATTGAAGATAAAAAAATATATTTCCAAACTGAAAATGGGTTAATCGGCATGGGTCCTCCACCGAGAGAAAACGAGCAAGATATAGAATTAATAGATGCAGGGAAAGCTCCTGTCACTATTACGCCAGAAGCAGCATTTTTTGATAGCGCTTTCTCATTTGCGATGATTCGTGGAAAACATGTAGATGTAGCTGTTCTAGGAGCACTAGAGATTGATCGTTATGGTGAGATTGCAAACTGGTCTGTACCCAATCAACCAATTTTAGGTGTAGGGGGCGCTATGGATCTAGTTGCTGGTGCGAAGAAAGTAATTGTAGCAAGTACCCTTTTTACCAAAAATGGTTCTTCTAAACTAGTAGAAACATTGACGTTGGATTCTAGCGGCGAACGGCGTGTTAATCAACTTATAACGGAATATGCGAACTTTTTATTCCAAGATGGTGAGATTATTCTAAAGGATATTTATGGAGATTTAACATTTGAAGAATTAGAATCACGCATTGGATTACCATTAAAACGGAAAATTAGTATCTAA
- a CDS encoding amidohydrolase family protein, protein MKQKEINHLEKVRDIYDILNGTKEADRLIKNVNILDVHGETIFQGSLLIYDKRIIALNPDEVATKVKDVFDGQGLYAIPGLIDAHLHFESQLAHPVALGEAMVPNGTTTIFAETLDLLSAAGEDGVKAAQGLFRDYEKLPYRLYAFAPGKKVAASVTKEVLEMEPVIGLGEFEHFTYSKGDEDDFQKASWVREKGGFMNGHWGLTALPDMILNYLPAIGTSNNHDVWNADDIEKSIRYGFPTQIKFGVGSSEVIKTLLRAIVDRKFPTDNFMLCTDNISIERLLKMGHMDWIISLCTEMGISPIKAIKMATLNTAKSYHMENQIGSLTPGRFADIVLTDSLSKINPLYVFKDGELIAKDKKLLKKVEIDYSSMCTKGVPGLNDLTPSELDIVPFEVSEDGTKAKVYLFDVYGRGHEKFHQEIWVPMVNGKIVPEYQGEKFSRLSVIQRYADGKRHVVNGLFKGVYVEQGAVATFWSAPSPYFVVVGQESDEMCFCAKEVDKYSGACIVTVDKAIKSVMPLEIYGAMANMTVDELTKSADAIDVALEEMGNHNEGEPVVNKLLSLFISLHRFRLMK, encoded by the coding sequence ATGAAACAAAAAGAAATAAATCATCTTGAAAAAGTACGGGATATTTACGACATTTTAAACGGCACAAAAGAAGCAGATCGCCTAATTAAAAATGTAAACATTTTGGATGTGCATGGCGAAACTATCTTTCAAGGGTCTTTATTAATCTACGATAAGCGGATTATAGCGCTAAATCCTGATGAAGTAGCTACAAAAGTGAAGGATGTATTTGATGGACAAGGGCTTTATGCGATTCCAGGATTGATTGATGCACATTTGCATTTTGAATCTCAGCTAGCACATCCAGTAGCACTTGGCGAGGCAATGGTCCCTAATGGAACAACGACAATATTTGCTGAGACACTAGACCTGTTAAGTGCAGCAGGTGAAGATGGTGTAAAAGCGGCACAAGGTTTGTTTAGAGATTATGAAAAACTGCCCTACAGATTATATGCATTTGCCCCAGGGAAAAAAGTAGCTGCATCGGTAACAAAGGAAGTATTAGAAATGGAGCCTGTAATTGGGTTAGGTGAATTCGAACATTTTACCTATAGTAAGGGAGATGAAGATGACTTCCAAAAGGCTTCCTGGGTAAGAGAAAAAGGGGGATTCATGAATGGGCATTGGGGCTTGACTGCTCTTCCAGATATGATCTTAAACTATTTGCCTGCCATCGGTACATCCAATAATCATGACGTTTGGAATGCGGACGATATTGAGAAAAGCATTCGTTACGGTTTTCCAACCCAAATTAAGTTTGGTGTAGGAAGCAGTGAAGTAATTAAAACATTACTTCGTGCCATTGTAGACCGCAAATTTCCAACAGATAATTTTATGTTATGTACCGATAATATTTCCATTGAAAGGTTGCTTAAGATGGGGCATATGGATTGGATTATTTCCCTATGTACGGAGATGGGGATTAGCCCGATTAAAGCTATCAAGATGGCAACATTAAATACAGCTAAATCTTACCATATGGAAAATCAAATTGGTTCTTTAACACCTGGACGATTTGCAGACATTGTCTTGACGGACAGCCTATCAAAAATAAATCCTCTTTATGTATTTAAGGATGGCGAATTGATAGCGAAAGACAAAAAATTATTAAAGAAGGTAGAGATAGATTACTCTTCCATGTGTACAAAGGGCGTACCAGGTTTAAATGATTTAACACCGTCTGAGTTAGATATTGTCCCTTTTGAAGTTTCCGAAGATGGGACTAAAGCAAAAGTTTATTTATTCGATGTATATGGTCGCGGCCATGAAAAGTTTCATCAAGAAATTTGGGTGCCAATGGTAAATGGCAAGATTGTTCCAGAATATCAAGGTGAAAAATTCAGCCGTCTGTCTGTTATTCAACGTTATGCAGATGGAAAACGTCATGTCGTGAATGGCCTATTTAAAGGTGTCTATGTCGAACAAGGTGCAGTTGCAACTTTCTGGTCAGCTCCATCACCATATTTCGTTGTCGTCGGACAAGAAAGTGACGAGATGTGCTTCTGTGCAAAAGAAGTAGATAAATATTCAGGAGCCTGTATTGTAACCGTTGATAAGGCAATAAAGAGTGTCATGCCACTAGAAATTTATGGCGCCATGGCGAACATGACTGTGGATGAATTAACTAAAAGTGCGGATGCCATTGATGTGGCTTTAGAAGAAATGGGTAATCACAACGAAGGTGAACCTGTCGTAAATAAACTTTTAAGTCTATTTATTTCTCTACACCGATTCCGCCTTATGAAATAA
- a CDS encoding YczE/YyaS/YitT family protein, with amino-acid sequence MQNESVLKSDRNSLLKRWIVYIIGIYILSIGVSLAITAGIGISPQSAFQRVFVVHFDWLTQGRANFILECIMLVLAFLVYRKGFKLYHIMGLVASAIFAVCLDFNLSLTFTYLELPEYWTKFLTLVVGDAFLAFGVFLMLQSEVVLMPIDNFVNAVQLRTGFKWGNVKTCFDLTLLALALIFGLILAGKIMFIREGTVLNAILVGQYIKLFSYMYKRHKTKKRFEITQQMAK; translated from the coding sequence ATGCAAAATGAAAGCGTTTTAAAATCGGATAGAAACAGTTTATTAAAACGATGGATTGTTTATATCATTGGTATTTATATTTTATCAATTGGTGTTAGTTTAGCCATAACAGCGGGGATTGGAATTTCACCTCAAAGTGCCTTTCAACGAGTTTTTGTAGTTCATTTTGATTGGTTAACACAGGGAAGGGCAAATTTTATTTTAGAGTGCATCATGTTAGTGCTAGCATTTTTAGTCTACAGAAAAGGGTTTAAGCTATATCATATTATGGGACTAGTCGCATCGGCGATATTTGCAGTTTGTTTAGATTTTAATCTCTCTCTAACATTTACTTACCTAGAACTTCCAGAGTATTGGACCAAATTTTTAACACTTGTTGTTGGAGATGCATTTTTAGCTTTTGGTGTATTCCTTATGCTTCAATCGGAGGTTGTCCTAATGCCGATTGATAATTTTGTTAATGCTGTTCAGCTAAGGACAGGATTTAAATGGGGGAATGTTAAAACGTGTTTTGACTTGACGTTACTTGCTTTAGCATTAATCTTCGGACTGATTTTAGCAGGTAAAATTATGTTTATTCGAGAAGGTACGGTTTTAAACGCTATACTTGTCGGCCAATATATTAAACTATTTTCTTATATGTACAAAAGACACAAGACTAAGAAAAGATTTGAAATTACTCAACAGATGGCAAAATAA
- a CDS encoding DUF2812 domain-containing protein translates to MKKIKFRFFLDYEKEEKWVNEMAAQGWHLRRNIISFFVFEQGEPGKYIYRNELVVGEKKDYCEFLESLNIECVSKFGVWAYYRKEAADGAFELYSDAPSKIKYLKSISRLFIPMAILSILIGFFNIFTGLTASPVAFMSINLGFLNVFLGLLMYVPIRKIQKRKKHLELDLHIFEG, encoded by the coding sequence ATGAAAAAAATTAAATTTCGCTTCTTTTTGGACTATGAGAAAGAAGAGAAATGGGTTAATGAAATGGCTGCGCAAGGCTGGCATTTACGAAGAAATATAATTAGCTTCTTTGTATTCGAACAAGGCGAGCCTGGAAAGTATATTTATCGAAATGAATTAGTAGTTGGTGAAAAGAAAGACTATTGTGAATTTTTAGAATCGTTGAATATTGAATGTGTTTCTAAATTTGGTGTGTGGGCATATTATCGTAAAGAAGCAGCTGATGGAGCATTTGAATTATACTCAGATGCACCTTCTAAAATAAAATATTTAAAATCAATTAGTAGGCTGTTTATTCCAATGGCTATTCTTAGTATTTTAATAGGTTTTTTCAATATATTTACGGGGCTAACAGCGTCACCAGTAGCGTTTATGTCTATTAATCTTGGTTTTTTGAATGTCTTTTTAGGGCTTTTAATGTATGTACCAATTAGAAAAATTCAAAAACGAAAAAAGCATCTAGAACTTGATTTACATATATTTGAAGGGTAA
- a CDS encoding ABC transporter permease, translating into MSKFSLLMKQLYKSKLKSKSFILMTLLYVLAMSVAIFWSDIKELFTGNDEAQQIAIVNDTSADLNGIFVSNSDMAFIQDETNIEKLEQKVKDGELAAIVEVSDQNGQLHAEISTFKPLKLNDQSTISSLLQYAGQHYAVQKLSLSSEQAAQIMAAKTIISNKNLNEETTGGKSEEEKQSGLWVSYAVGILIYFFISTFLSMITTEIASEKGSRAMEMLLVSVKPATHFKAKIAGVLLLAMTQMAIIAVVFLIYAKFAKDGVIWEMAASIVKELSLGYVLYAILFLLLTIVLYLIVGALFGSLVSKVEEAGQVLMPAMMITLIGFYVMLSGIGNPDTIIIKVFSYIPFTSGMVMPMRIGATDIGVIEPLLSLGILIVTIIVAYLFSLSFYKRSVLTYSTGGVIQKFKTVLKVTT; encoded by the coding sequence TTGTCGAAATTTAGTTTGTTAATGAAGCAATTATATAAATCAAAATTGAAATCCAAATCGTTTATTTTAATGACGCTATTATATGTACTTGCAATGTCTGTTGCTATTTTTTGGTCAGATATAAAGGAACTTTTTACTGGTAACGATGAAGCGCAGCAAATCGCGATTGTTAATGATACATCAGCCGATTTAAACGGAATATTTGTATCAAATAGTGATATGGCGTTTATTCAAGATGAGACAAATATAGAGAAGTTAGAGCAAAAAGTAAAAGATGGGGAACTTGCTGCTATTGTGGAAGTAAGTGATCAGAACGGTCAGTTGCATGCAGAAATTTCAACATTTAAGCCTTTGAAATTAAATGATCAATCAACGATTTCATCGTTATTGCAATATGCTGGGCAGCATTACGCTGTACAAAAACTATCTTTATCTTCAGAACAAGCAGCGCAAATCATGGCTGCCAAAACGATTATATCAAATAAAAATTTAAATGAAGAAACGACTGGTGGGAAAAGTGAGGAAGAAAAACAATCTGGGCTATGGGTATCCTATGCTGTCGGTATATTGATTTACTTCTTTATTTCCACATTCTTATCAATGATTACAACTGAAATTGCTTCTGAAAAAGGCTCACGCGCTATGGAAATGCTATTAGTAAGTGTGAAACCTGCTACGCATTTTAAAGCAAAAATCGCAGGTGTTCTGCTGCTGGCCATGACACAAATGGCGATAATTGCAGTAGTCTTCCTAATCTACGCAAAGTTCGCAAAAGACGGCGTTATTTGGGAAATGGCGGCAAGTATTGTGAAGGAATTATCGCTCGGCTATGTGCTGTATGCAATTCTATTTTTACTGCTAACAATTGTATTGTACTTAATTGTCGGTGCATTATTCGGCTCATTAGTGTCTAAAGTTGAAGAAGCAGGTCAAGTGCTAATGCCTGCAATGATGATTACCCTAATTGGCTTTTATGTAATGCTGTCGGGCATTGGTAATCCCGATACGATTATTATTAAAGTTTTCTCTTATATTCCGTTCACATCAGGAATGGTGATGCCAATGCGTATTGGTGCGACAGATATAGGGGTAATTGAGCCATTACTATCACTTGGCATTTTAATTGTGACAATTATAGTAGCATATTTATTTAGCTTATCATTCTATAAACGTAGCGTCTTAACATATAGTACAGGCGGCGTAATTCAAAAGTTCAAAACGGTATTAAAAGTAACAACATAA